One Nymphaea colorata isolate Beijing-Zhang1983 chromosome 12, ASM883128v2, whole genome shotgun sequence genomic window, AAGACTCATCTGAGAAAATATTCATCTACCATGACAATATGCATCAGAGTCTGTTGGATATTGAAACTagtaatttataaaaaaaatatgtaatattTATAATGCGCGCTGCACTTTCATGGTTTGTTTCTATAGTTCTTTATTGTATATTTGGCATCTTTCAGGGATATGTTGTTTACCGTGTTCGGGTTAGAcgtggtgggaggaagaggccTGTGCCAAAGGGTATTGTCTATGGTAAGCCCACAAACCAGGGTATTACCCAACTTAAGTTCCAGCGGAACAAGAGATCAGTTGCTGAAGAAAGAGCTGGCCGCAAATTGGGTGGATTGAAGGTTCTCAACTCGTACTGGGTGAACCAGGTGAGGAGTATATGCAGttagtggatttttttttcttgtgacaAGATTTCTGGGAGTTGTGAAAGATTAAGAATGTTACTAATTTCATGGGAATTTTAGTACGCCAAACTAATCTTCTTTATTGAATGTGGTCGTCGTTGGTAAGTTGGTCTGGCTCTTTATATCCTCGATTTTGAGGCAGTTAACCAAACTGGTATTCTAATTTTGTATATACGTCTTCTCTTTTTGATACTTCTGTCACcttgacaatttttttatattcatgtggTTCTGCTATTGCTTTGGCCCGTGCAGGACTCGACATACAAATACTATGAGATCATCCTTGTTGATCCAGCCCACAGTGCCATCCGCAACGACCCTAGGATCAATTGGATCTGCAAACCAGTTCACAAGCACAGAGAGCTCCGTGGGTTGACATCTGCTGGAAAGAAATACAGGGGCCTTCGAGGAAAAGGTCACCTGCACCACAAGGCTCGTCCCTCTCGCAGGGCTACATGGAAGAGGAACCAAACCTTGTCCCTTCGCCGCTACCGTTAGTACTGGTCATATCAATGTTCAGCTCGGCAGTCTGTGTTTGTCAagactttgtttttgttttttttttttggcacaaTTTTGCGGGAGCTTGATCATCCATCTTTGAAATTTCTAGCTTTGTAGGACTCGGCGAGGGTTTTTATATATGTTACTCAATGCACATTTCCTTTCAATTTAGCAAACCTTGGGTTGTGGTCTACCCATCTTGTTATAGTGATGCGTGAAGCCGGTTCCTCCTACAGGATTGCGCTTCTTCTTTGAGCTCTTGGAATCCATTTACGTGatgtattttcttcatttagcCGTTCATGTCTAATGCGACATATGAAAAGCTGTAGTCGGGTCGCCAGTATTTTCTATTAGATTTTGAGGACTAGAAAGGTTTTTTGCCCCTTTGAATTCCAAATCTTAAAACGATTTAAGACGGATGTGTTGTCACATTACATGCACGGCCTCGAgactttcttcattcttgtatGTGTGTATGCTTTTTATGACAAGTGTCAGCCTCGACGACCAATACCATCAATGCCGATCATGGGCAACAGAAATTATTCTTGAAGCGAATAGGTGCCTTGTTTATTTGTGACCTCAGTTCAGCTACACAAGGGTAGCTTTTTCTTCTTGGTGTCGCAAAATTTTATTCCAGGAGTGGAACCGCGTGGGGCGCAGTTGCAGTGGTTAATCTACTGTATCCCGCAGTTGTCTCTCAGCTCGAAAAGATGTCTCATAGCTGTTGCCCTTTGGATCGGTCCTCATTTCGTCCGTTTGGACGCCAAAGAGCAGGGCCTCCAACTACCGGAGCGAGCATTTTATGCTCATTTCCTAGTGAATCCCTTGTATCATGGGCCCTTGAGTTTTTTGGGTGCTGCCTGTTTTTGCTTCGTGTTCTTGTTTAAGAAGGCATACTGCGATTATGTTCACATTTAATGATTCGATGTAACTACATCTATAACCACACAATGTTTGTTAAAACAAGAATATGGTGCTCGTAAAGCATGTATTATAAGGAATATTAGTTCTAAGtatataatgatttttttatcgAACAACTTTTTAGAACGACCTTAAACTTTCATATTAAGAGGGCAAAAGGTTCAACACCAGACTGTCTGTTGGCACAGTTAATAAAGAGGCCTCTGCAACCCCATCGTTTATATAGAACACGCACTCAAGcaaagagagagcgagatatatatatatatatatatatatatatatatatatatatatatatatatatatagagagagagagagagagagagagagagagagagagagagagagagaggcttgaTTATCCAGAGAGTTCATCCATTTACGGATATCTTTTGGTGGTGCTATCCGTTTTTGCATAGTTCAAGGCCACAGATTTCTTTCGCCAAAACTCAACGTACACTGCGGCGTGGCAGAAGCCTTCTCTTTTCTGAGTCAAGATCAAATATCTCCGCAGTCCTGGACGATGGCTTCGATCCGCGTGATCGAGCCACAAATTCCAGTCTTGTGGACCACCCGAGAGTTCAAATGCAGATTTCTCTTAAACCTACTCAATGCAATTGGTACTGTGGTACTGTGACTCTGCACAACAAGACATGCATACGATCGCTGGATCTTGTCGTCTCTTGCTCACTATGAAGACTAAGGGGGCTGCACCATTTATCTAAAGATTTTCTACCATCCATCGGCCTAAAGCAACATTGCGCCCAAAATATTTTCAGATGGTTAGCTAAAGGTGCCGAAAATAATCTGAAAAGATGAACTAATGAAAAATATCTATACTGGCATAAGTTGCAGAAAATGGGAAAGGCGGATATTTCAGGCCTACAACGAAAGGGTTCAAGAACCCAGCAAATTAATCATGTCTCCGGAGGATCATGGCTTCCTTCAGCAATCAATGGCGTAATGTAAACAAT contains:
- the LOC116266461 gene encoding 60S ribosomal protein L15-1, translating into MGAYKYVSELWRKKQSDVMRFLQRVRCWEYRQQPSIVRLTRPTRPDKARRLGFKAKQGYVVYRVRVRRGGRKRPVPKGIVYGKPTNQGITQLKFQRNKRSVAEERAGRKLGGLKVLNSYWVNQDSTYKYYEIILVDPAHSAIRNDPRINWICKPVHKHRELRGLTSAGKKYRGLRGKGHLHHKARPSRRATWKRNQTLSLRRYR